AGTTTTTTCTAAGGCATCTGCCCTTAGAAATTAATCCCTCCAATAGTTACTGGCCTTAGGATTAGGCCAGTAATTAGCTCTGGTATTATCAAAATTTAAGTATTCGGCAATATTTTCCGAAAGTTAGTTGATAGAAGAGATCAAGGTCGATCTCACGGAGACTCACGGAAGATGAGAATTAATACTAACTACCAATCTATGGTTGCACAAAGGCGTCTTGGTGACGTTAATAGGCACCAGAATGTGGAACAGACAAAGTTGTCTAGTGGTAGTCGTATATTTGAAGCTTCATTCGATCCATCAGGTTTAGCAATCGCTACAGGAATGAAAGCTAGAAGTGTTTCAAATCTCCAGGCCCAACGAAATGTTAATGATGGTGTCTCTCTTTTACAAGTAGCTGAAGGGACACTTAGTGTTATGCACTCAATTAGTGGAAGACTAAGAGAGCTAGCAATGCAAGCAGCTTCAGACACTGTTAATGATCAAGATCGTTATGTTGCAAATAAAGAATTTCAACAAATGGTTCAAGAAACAAGAAGATTAACAGCATCTACAAAATTTAACGGAAACCACATTATTAATGGGAAAGGTTCAATATATGAACTACAAGTTGGAATCGATGGATCAGCTGAAACAAGCCGTCTTGTATACGATCTACAAAAAGTTTTAGCGTCGTCTAATAATTTTGGACTTAATGGTCTTAATATTTTAACAAAAGAAGATGCAAGAAGAGTATTTCAACCTGTTGATGCAATGATTGGTGAAGTTTCAAGTTCAAGAGCGAAGCTTGGTTCAGCAATGGTTAGAATGGAATCTATTAATCAGAATCTACAGATTCATAGAGAAAACCTTGAAGCATCGAAGTCTAAGATCGCTGATGCTGATGTTGCTGAATCAACTACTAATAATGCAAAAGATGAAATAATGAAGAATGCGTCACTTGCACTTCTGGCACAGGCAAATACGAGACCTGCGGCGGCAGTTAAGCTGCTTGGTTAAGATACCAAGTCTTTCCTGAACTGAATCTTAAATGTTGTCCCAATATTAACTTCACTCGTAACACTAATTTTTCCACCAAGTTTTTGAACAAGATGCTTTACGATGGCCAGCCCTAAGCCTGTTCCTCCATAGTTTCGGTTACGAGATTGATCGACACGATAAAATCTTTCAAAAATTCGAGGAAGGTGTTCTTTAGCAATCCCTGGACCGTTATCAGCAATGTAGAGGAATGTATTATGCTCATTCTCCTCCCATCTGAGATCAATCTTTATATCGCTAACACTCTCATTATACTTGATGGCATTTGAAACAAGATTGATGATAATTTGCTCAACCATCTTTGGATTAGATATAAACTCATTGGCCATAAATGTTGTATTTACCTGAACTTGTAAATCTTTAAATGATTGAAGAGTATCTGAGATAGATTGTTCTGTGAGCTCGTGGAGGTTGATTTCACTTAGTTCTACTTCGTTGATTGCTTCAATTGTTGAAAGGCTTAAAAGATCATTAAACAAACTTGTAAGTCTGTCGCAATTGTGAACGATGGTTTGAAGAATTTCTTTCTCAGACTCTGTGTAATCAGCTCTAATTGATTCTATTGTTTGAACATAGCCTTTAATTGCAGTGAGTGGAGTTCTAATTTCGTGCGAAACATTGGCAACGAAGTCACTCCTCATTTTTTCTGCCATTTTCAAACTTGTAAGGTCATGGAAGATACAAACGATTCCGTAACTATTTCCGGCGGTGTCTTTTAATGGGTTGGTGTTAATGTAGAAATACTTTTTCTTTCCTTCTGAAATCTCAATTGCAAACTCTGCACTGAAGGAGTAGCTATCAGAAGTTAAAGAGCTTTCGATAAACTTCATTAGATCATGATTTCTGATTACATCGATATAGTTTAAATTATCAACTTTCGTCGTTCTTTTTGAAAAAGAAGAAACAAAAGCATTGTTTGCAAAAAGAATTTTTCCCTTTGAGTCAATTGCAAGAATAGAGTCTGAAATTGATTCGAGTAGAGTGTAGAACTTACTCGATTCTTTTTTTAGGTTTGAGAGGAGTTTTCTGTTTGTGTACTCACTCTCATCAATACTTCTTTCAATAATTTCCCATTCTGATTGAGTAGAGTTTTCAATCTCAGAGATAAGGTTATCTTTGGTGTAAATATTTGAAAATGAAATAATCTTTGAAAGAATAGAGCGTAGTGGGTTTGCCATCTTCATTGCACCAAATAACGAGAGTAGAGTACTGATGATAAAGATAGGGAAAATATAAATTAGAATTGAATTATTTGTTTTAACAAGAAATTGAAAAATTTTCTCAGCATTAAAAATCATATACACAGAATAAGCCTTTTCCGCAAAAGTTATTTCTGAGTGATAGTAGAGAAAGTCATTATTCAGTCTTTTGTTATAGAGTAGTTTCTTATCTTCACCTTTCAAATCATCAAAAACTCGAAGAATATCTTGATTCTTAACCCCGTCAAAATTATTTGACTTACAGATATACTGTTCGGTTGCATGAAAGAGGGCAAGGTAGATTAGGTCATCATTCAGTGCATTGCAGAGGCGAGGATCATTGATCTCATTATATCGTAAAAAAATATTCACATGATTACGTGACTGTGAAACAAGATTATTCGCAGCCACTTTATTAATTCTATCTCTAGCGACAAGAATTGTTAAAATAATGGCCAAGGCCATCGCTATTGTTTGCACAAGGGCAAAGCGCTTGAAAATTCTCCAGGTGAGATTTCGAAATAATTTATGCTTAGTCGTTAAGGATTCTATAACCAATGCCTCTTATTGTCTCAATAAAGTTTGAGTAATTATTTAGCTTCTTTCGTAGACCAAAAATATGTGTATCGATTGTCCTCTCTGTCACATGGATTGGTCCTCCTTGAATCGTCTCAACAAGATATTTTCTAGTCAATACTTTTCCAGGTCTTTCTAATAGGGTGCAGAGTAACTTGTATTCCGAAACTGTCAGACTTATTTCATCATCACCTGTCCAAACTCGACATTGCTCAGTATCAACAGTGATTCCACGGTGGCTAAGTCTTCCATGTGTCGGATCTGTAATTGAGCCTGACTTCTCTTCTTCTTTCTCGGGTTGATATCTTCTAAGAAGTGACTTAACTCTGGCCTTGAGAACATTGATGTCAAAAGGCTTAGTGATATAATCATCTGCTCCGGCTTCTAGGCCGTCGACAATATCAGATGGTTTAGTTAGCGCCGTAACCATTAGAACTGGTATATTCTTGGTCCGTTCATACATTCTTATAAATTTACAGATTTCGATACCATCAAGGGCCGGTAGCATACGATCTAGAATAATCAATGAGTAATTTATATCTGTTGAGTTTTGTAAATGAGTAATGGCTTCTCGACCTTGATTAATGATTGTCGCTGTAATTCCTAGAGTCTCAAGATTTACCTTAATAAGGTTCGCAATTGCATTTTCATCTTCTACGATTAGTGCACTAAACTCGCTCATTCTTCTTCTCCGGGTTGTGTCTTATATCATGTCCTGATTCAAGGAAAATTACATCTTCGCAAATATTTGTTGAGTGATCTCCAATTCTCTCAAGGTTCTTGGCCACTCTCATTGCTGCGAAACCATCTTCAAATGGGTGTGCATCTTCTTTCATTTTTCTAAAGTATTCTCTAATTATTTCACGGTGAATGGCATTAACTTCTCTATCCGCTTTGATAACATCTGCGGCTAGATTTGTATTTGATGTTGAAAAAGAATCCAAGCTCTTCTTCACCATCTGCATAACTTCATCTTGGAGAGTTGCAAGTAGTGGGTGAGTACCTTTTAGATTTTGGTTGTATCTCTTTATACTTACAGACTGATCTCCCATGCGCTCAAGTTCTGAGTTCATCTTCATAACAGCAAGGGCTGTTCTAAGGTCTGTGGCATGCGGTGCTTTAAGGGCAATATATTTGAAAACATCATCATCAATTTTCTTGTGATACTTATTAATTTCATCTTCGATCGAGAAAATATCATTGAGTGAGTTTTCACTAACAAGTGAAAAGCTTAGGATCTTTTCAACAAGAGCCCCCATCTCGAGAATTTGTTTACGTAAAAAATTAACATTAAGTTCTGCCATATGAGTCTGCCTTTTATCCAAATCTTCCAGTGATGTAATCTTCTGTTTGTTTCTTTTTTGGGTTTGTAAATATTTCTGAACTTGGTCCTGTTTCTACCATTTCACCAAGAATAAAGAAACTCGTGTTATCTGCGACCCTTGCTGCTTGTTGCATATTGTGAGTCACGATAACTACTGTATGTTCTTTCTTAAGCTCGGTCATAAGGTCTTCAATTTTCGCTGAAGCAATAGGATCAAGTGCTGATGTAGGCTCATCCATTAAAATAATAGGAGGATAAGTTGCTAGTGTTCTAGCGATACATAGTCGTTGTTGCTGACCACCAGAGAGGCTTGTTCCATCTTGATGAAGCTTATCCTTTACTTCATTCCATAGAGCGGCTTTCTTCAAACAAGAAATTGCAATCTCTTCAAGTTTATTCTTATCTCTTTCTCCCCAAAGTCTTGGACCAATTACAACATTGTCAAAGATAGACATAGAAGCAAATGGGTTCGGCTTTTGAAAGACCATCCCAATATGACGTCTAACTTCAACGGGATCCATATTAGGCGCGTAGATATTCTTATCACCAAGAAGTACCTCGCCACTAACTTTTGCCCCATCAACTTCTTCATGAATTCGATTTAAACAACGAATGTATGTCGATTTACCACAACCTGATGGGCCAATTATAGCGTTGATTGTGTTAGCCTCATAATCGAGGGAGATACCTTTAACTGCATGGAAGTCTCCAAACCATGCCTGTAAATTTGAAACTTTTAAAGCTATATCGTTCACTTCGAATCCTCTTTAAGACTTCTTGATGAAGAATTTCAAAAATGTATTCTTCTTAAAATAGAGTCTTGCAAAAATATTTAGACCGAGTACAAGTAGAATTAAACTAAATGCCCCGGCCCATGCTTGTCTTTGCCAATCATCATATGGAGAGATGGCATAGTTATAAATCTGTACTGGGAGAGACGCCATTGGTTCTCTTGGGTCATAGCTTACATACATACTTCCAAAAGCAGTAAAGAGGAGTGGTGCCGTTTCTCCTGCCGCCCTTGATATCGAAAGGATTACTCCTGTCATTAAAGATGCACGAGAACCTTTTAAAAGAATGTGATAAATGACTTTCCATCGTGGAAGACCAAGTGCTAGACCTGCTTCTCTTATATGTGTAGGTATAAGTTTTAATATCTCTTCTGTCGTTCTCGTGATTGTAGGCAAAATTATTATCGAAAGTGCAAATGACCCCGCAAATGCAGAGAATCCTTTCATGGAAACAACGATGATGAGATAAGAGAAAATTCCAATAACTATAGATGGAACACCTGTTAAAAGATCAATAGTAAATCTTAAAAACCAGGCTATTTTCCCTTTGTTGTATTCGCTAAGGTAGACACCACAAAGAGTTCCAAGAGGAATGGCGATCAATGCGGCCATTCCAACCATCACGAGAGTACCAATAAATGCGTGCTTCATTCCCCCGCCAATCTCTCCAACCGGCTTAGGAGCGTTAAAGATAAAGTCGAAGTTTAGAGAAGATATTCCTTTTTGAAGTAGGAAATTAAAAATTAAAAATAACGGTATAACAACAATTAAACTAGAAAGTACTAGAGTTGCCTTGAATAATGTATTTTTAAATTTTCGAGAAGAAGATAGTTGCATTAATTTCTCCTCTTTGATTTCTTTGTCTGTCTCCACACGATTGTTCGAGCGAAAAGATTCACAATAAATGTAACGACAAAAAGTAACAGTCCTATATAGCAGAGAGCTGATAGATGTAAGTCAGAATCTGCTTCGGCGTACTCATTGGCCATGACAGATGCCATTGTTGATGCTGATGAGAATAATGAGCTTGAAATAATTGGAGTATTTCCAATAACCATC
The Bacteriovorax sp. Seq25_V genome window above contains:
- the phoU gene encoding phosphate signaling complex protein PhoU, with amino-acid sequence MAELNVNFLRKQILEMGALVEKILSFSLVSENSLNDIFSIEDEINKYHKKIDDDVFKYIALKAPHATDLRTALAVMKMNSELERMGDQSVSIKRYNQNLKGTHPLLATLQDEVMQMVKKSLDSFSTSNTNLAADVIKADREVNAIHREIIREYFRKMKEDAHPFEDGFAAMRVAKNLERIGDHSTNICEDVIFLESGHDIRHNPEKKNERV
- a CDS encoding ATP-binding protein; amino-acid sequence: MVIESLTTKHKLFRNLTWRIFKRFALVQTIAMALAIILTILVARDRINKVAANNLVSQSRNHVNIFLRYNEINDPRLCNALNDDLIYLALFHATEQYICKSNNFDGVKNQDILRVFDDLKGEDKKLLYNKRLNNDFLYYHSEITFAEKAYSVYMIFNAEKIFQFLVKTNNSILIYIFPIFIISTLLSLFGAMKMANPLRSILSKIISFSNIYTKDNLISEIENSTQSEWEIIERSIDESEYTNRKLLSNLKKESSKFYTLLESISDSILAIDSKGKILFANNAFVSSFSKRTTKVDNLNYIDVIRNHDLMKFIESSLTSDSYSFSAEFAIEISEGKKKYFYINTNPLKDTAGNSYGIVCIFHDLTSLKMAEKMRSDFVANVSHEIRTPLTAIKGYVQTIESIRADYTESEKEILQTIVHNCDRLTSLFNDLLSLSTIEAINEVELSEINLHELTEQSISDTLQSFKDLQVQVNTTFMANEFISNPKMVEQIIINLVSNAIKYNESVSDIKIDLRWEENEHNTFLYIADNGPGIAKEHLPRIFERFYRVDQSRNRNYGGTGLGLAIVKHLVQKLGGKISVTSEVNIGTTFKIQFRKDLVS
- a CDS encoding flagellin — encoded protein: MRINTNYQSMVAQRRLGDVNRHQNVEQTKLSSGSRIFEASFDPSGLAIATGMKARSVSNLQAQRNVNDGVSLLQVAEGTLSVMHSISGRLRELAMQAASDTVNDQDRYVANKEFQQMVQETRRLTASTKFNGNHIINGKGSIYELQVGIDGSAETSRLVYDLQKVLASSNNFGLNGLNILTKEDARRVFQPVDAMIGEVSSSRAKLGSAMVRMESINQNLQIHRENLEASKSKIADADVAESTTNNAKDEIMKNASLALLAQANTRPAAAVKLLG
- the pstB gene encoding phosphate ABC transporter ATP-binding protein PstB; the encoded protein is MALKVSNLQAWFGDFHAVKGISLDYEANTINAIIGPSGCGKSTYIRCLNRIHEEVDGAKVSGEVLLGDKNIYAPNMDPVEVRRHIGMVFQKPNPFASMSIFDNVVIGPRLWGERDKNKLEEIAISCLKKAALWNEVKDKLHQDGTSLSGGQQQRLCIARTLATYPPIILMDEPTSALDPIASAKIEDLMTELKKEHTVVIVTHNMQQAARVADNTSFFILGEMVETGPSSEIFTNPKKKQTEDYITGRFG
- the pstA gene encoding phosphate ABC transporter permease PstA, translating into MQLSSSRKFKNTLFKATLVLSSLIVVIPLFLIFNFLLQKGISSLNFDFIFNAPKPVGEIGGGMKHAFIGTLVMVGMAALIAIPLGTLCGVYLSEYNKGKIAWFLRFTIDLLTGVPSIVIGIFSYLIIVVSMKGFSAFAGSFALSIIILPTITRTTEEILKLIPTHIREAGLALGLPRWKVIYHILLKGSRASLMTGVILSISRAAGETAPLLFTAFGSMYVSYDPREPMASLPVQIYNYAISPYDDWQRQAWAGAFSLILLVLGLNIFARLYFKKNTFLKFFIKKS
- a CDS encoding response regulator, translating into MSEFSALIVEDENAIANLIKVNLETLGITATIINQGREAITHLQNSTDINYSLIILDRMLPALDGIEICKFIRMYERTKNIPVLMVTALTKPSDIVDGLEAGADDYITKPFDINVLKARVKSLLRRYQPEKEEEKSGSITDPTHGRLSHRGITVDTEQCRVWTGDDEISLTVSEYKLLCTLLERPGKVLTRKYLVETIQGGPIHVTERTIDTHIFGLRKKLNNYSNFIETIRGIGYRILND